The Candidatus Limnocylindrales bacterium genome has a segment encoding these proteins:
- a CDS encoding clostripain-related cysteine peptidase, which translates to MAAKWTFLVFIAGDNDLEGSGYHDIDEMKMFGSNTQVKVLVQFDNLKEQTVKRYLIEKNNARCVQVLSETNTGDPAVLQDFITWAMQKYPAEHYLVDVWNHGGGWEDLPEGFDYDSLRGTPVDHRRKVRKSIFLSTVKKVTTDPQHKRYIAVDVTARDYLDNLELKKALTVPNRKIDVVGFNACLMNMLEVAYEIKDCVNFIVGSEETEPGAGWAYNKIFETLFTDPNISPPDLARAIVQCYAESYPNNRNVTQSALDISKIKQVVAAVDELGKALTPEIPAICDLLSTIRNQVQYFTNDNYVDLYDLASLIMGSVEKASIKSAAEKVRRVISNDAGNGFVLHNFRSSDLPYAYGVSIYFPRNKKTFAPNYDRLDFTRDYPRWYNFLTAYTNYSPVRGRR; encoded by the coding sequence ATGGCAGCCAAGTGGACTTTTCTGGTTTTCATAGCAGGGGACAATGACCTGGAAGGATCGGGTTACCATGATATCGATGAAATGAAAATGTTTGGATCGAACACTCAGGTTAAAGTCCTGGTCCAATTCGATAACTTAAAAGAGCAGACCGTCAAGAGATATCTCATTGAAAAGAATAATGCCCGATGTGTTCAAGTCCTCTCGGAAACAAATACCGGAGATCCCGCTGTACTGCAGGATTTTATAACCTGGGCCATGCAAAAGTATCCGGCAGAGCATTATCTGGTAGATGTCTGGAATCATGGCGGAGGTTGGGAAGATCTTCCCGAAGGATTTGATTATGACTCTCTTCGGGGAACGCCCGTAGATCACCGAAGAAAAGTACGAAAATCGATCTTTTTAAGTACGGTTAAAAAAGTGACCACAGACCCACAACATAAACGATATATTGCCGTGGATGTTACGGCACGGGATTATTTGGATAATCTGGAGCTTAAAAAGGCCCTTACTGTTCCGAATCGCAAAATAGATGTCGTAGGGTTCAATGCCTGCTTGATGAATATGCTGGAAGTGGCCTATGAAATCAAGGATTGTGTCAATTTTATTGTAGGCTCTGAGGAAACAGAGCCGGGAGCAGGTTGGGCCTATAACAAAATCTTTGAAACTTTATTTACCGATCCCAATATTTCTCCCCCAGATCTGGCCCGGGCTATTGTCCAGTGTTATGCAGAAAGCTATCCCAACAACCGAAATGTAACCCAATCCGCCCTGGACATCAGCAAAATTAAGCAGGTGGTAGCTGCCGTAGACGAATTGGGAAAGGCTCTGACTCCAGAGATTCCGGCCATTTGCGATCTTCTCTCTACAATTCGAAATCAAGTTCAGTACTTTACCAACGATAACTACGTAGATCTGTACGATTTAGCAAGTCTCATCATGGGCTCTGTGGAGAAAGCGTCTATTAAAAGTGCCGCCGAGAAGGTTAGGCGGGTTATCTCCAATGACGCCGGGAATGGATTTGTCCTTCACAATTTCAGAAGTAGCGATCTCCCTTATGCCTATGGCGTATCCATCTACTTTCCACGAAATAAGAAGACTTTTGCGCCCAATTATGACAGGCTGGATTTTACCCGAGATTATCCCCGTTGGTATAACTTTCTGACTGCTTATACCAACTACTCTCCGGTACGGGGAAGACGCTAA
- a CDS encoding HAD family hydrolase, translating to MSRLVLFDIDGTLIGSGGAGARSIVRAFQQLYGIENAMEGVDPNGNTDPRIFREALEKNSPIPRDFKQEYPRILQKYLECLEEEVRKVHTAHVKPGILELLEALSTVRGVFLGLATGNVERGARIKLQVHNLNRFFPVGGFGDDSEIRRNLTRIAVEKAEKLYGQTFKGRDIFVIGDTPRDIDCGRALEGVCIAVATGSISRDELLACNPDHCFEDLREYQALLDLILG from the coding sequence ATGAGCAGGCTTGTTCTTTTTGATATTGACGGAACCCTTATTGGATCTGGAGGTGCCGGTGCCAGATCCATTGTTCGGGCCTTTCAACAGTTATATGGAATTGAAAATGCCATGGAAGGGGTAGACCCCAACGGTAATACGGATCCCCGGATCTTCCGGGAAGCCCTGGAGAAGAACTCACCGATTCCCCGCGACTTTAAGCAGGAATATCCCCGCATTCTGCAGAAGTATTTAGAGTGTTTGGAAGAAGAAGTTCGGAAGGTTCATACGGCCCATGTTAAGCCCGGAATCCTGGAACTTTTGGAAGCCTTATCCACGGTACGTGGGGTATTTTTAGGACTGGCCACCGGGAATGTTGAACGGGGGGCCCGGATCAAGCTTCAGGTTCATAATTTAAACCGCTTTTTCCCGGTGGGTGGTTTTGGAGATGATTCCGAGATCCGGAGAAATCTTACCCGAATAGCCGTGGAAAAAGCAGAAAAACTCTACGGACAAACCTTCAAAGGCCGAGACATTTTTGTCATCGGAGACACTCCCCGGGATATTGATTGTGGAAGGGCTCTGGAAGGGGTCTGTATAGCGGTGGCAACGGGCTCTATCTCCCGGGATGAGCTGTTAGCCTGTAACCCGGATCATTGTTTTGAAGACCTGAGGGAATACCAGGCCCTCCTTGACTTGATTTTAGGTTAG
- a CDS encoding glycosyltransferase family 2 protein: MRVSVVVVNWNGARFLKNCLDSILIQSYTDLDILIIDNASEDHSVQIIREGYPQLRLIENPENRGYCQGCNQGINSSSGSYVLILNPDTILTPDFIKNLVSAIERDPRIGMVSGKLLRFDQTTLDTTGQFLRWNLTPLERGYGEKDIGQFDTPGYCFSTCGAAAFYRRAMLEDIKIKGEYFDGSFFTYYEDLDLGWRAQLFGWKCYYTPRALAFHYRGGGLSGQLPVTHYPSPKVADKNPRIKSLLPQFSFFNKPSSLQRHILKNRYLTLLKNLGVKDFFLIFPSLFLFDPFIWIYVGLIQPKLLRILPDLLPLLPETWEKRRIIQSRRVVSASYIRSFLRFH, from the coding sequence ATGCGGGTTTCGGTAGTCGTTGTAAATTGGAATGGAGCAAGATTTTTGAAGAACTGTCTGGATTCGATCTTGATCCAATCCTATACAGATCTCGACATCTTGATTATTGACAATGCTTCGGAGGACCATTCGGTTCAGATAATTCGAGAAGGTTATCCCCAACTTCGACTTATAGAGAACCCCGAAAACAGAGGGTATTGTCAGGGATGCAATCAAGGAATCAATTCCTCTTCCGGGAGTTATGTTTTGATTTTGAACCCCGATACCATTCTGACTCCTGATTTTATTAAAAACCTGGTCAGCGCGATTGAACGGGATCCTCGGATCGGGATGGTGTCGGGAAAACTTCTCCGGTTTGATCAAACTACCCTGGATACCACCGGTCAATTCCTCCGATGGAACCTGACTCCCCTGGAGCGAGGTTATGGAGAGAAGGATATCGGACAATTTGATACGCCCGGGTACTGTTTTTCCACTTGCGGCGCCGCGGCTTTCTACCGCCGGGCGATGCTGGAAGATATTAAAATTAAAGGCGAGTATTTTGATGGTTCTTTCTTCACCTATTATGAGGATCTGGATTTAGGTTGGCGGGCCCAGTTGTTCGGCTGGAAATGTTATTATACGCCCCGGGCCCTTGCCTTTCACTACCGGGGTGGTGGCCTCAGCGGTCAATTACCTGTTACCCATTACCCCTCGCCCAAAGTAGCAGATAAAAACCCCCGGATCAAGAGCCTTCTTCCCCAATTCAGCTTTTTTAATAAACCTTCCTCCCTTCAAAGACACATTCTCAAGAACAGATATCTGACCCTCCTCAAGAACCTGGGAGTTAAGGACTTTTTTCTGATTTTTCCCTCCCTTTTTCTCTTCGACCCGTTTATCTGGATCTATGTGGGTTTAATCCAACCTAAATTACTTCGGATCCTACCGGATTTGCTACCTCTTCTTCCTGAAACCTGGGAAAAACGGAGGATCATCCAATCCCGACGTGTGGTTTCTGCTTCTTATATACGATCCTTCCTACGCTTTCATTAA
- a CDS encoding metalloregulator ArsR/SmtB family transcription factor yields MNPITEDRIIKIAGMFKALGDPTRLRIFEFLRRCPPSSLLAIDEKGDVRPLEGPTAGEVCCQITGANQITSRISFHLKELRQAGLITMKRRGKNMICRINQEAVALLARYLEEQEKGGRNHECG; encoded by the coding sequence ATGAACCCCATAACCGAAGATCGAATTATAAAGATCGCCGGGATGTTTAAGGCACTTGGCGATCCAACACGATTGAGAATCTTTGAGTTCCTACGTCGTTGCCCCCCTTCGTCTCTTTTAGCCATAGATGAGAAGGGGGATGTAAGGCCCCTGGAGGGACCAACGGCCGGAGAGGTTTGCTGCCAGATTACCGGAGCAAATCAAATTACCTCCAGGATTTCCTTTCATCTAAAGGAACTTCGCCAGGCGGGTTTAATTACCATGAAGCGACGCGGTAAAAACATGATTTGTCGGATTAATCAGGAAGCCGTTGCTTTACTTGCCCGCTATTTGGAGGAACAAGAAAAAGGAGGTAGAAACCATGAATGCGGTTAA
- a CDS encoding arsenite methyltransferase, with protein MNAVNNRKDEVREYIREKYATLARQIVQGSSGCCGSGTREDDPITRDLYTVNEAAGLPEEAVLASLGCGNPTALIELKPGETVLDLGSGGGIDVLLSARRVGPTGKAYGLDMTDEMLALARENQKKAGVENVEFLKGTIENIPLPDNSIDVIISNCVINLSPDKDQVFREAFRVLRPGGRLAVSDVVFRKPVSEALRRNLELWAGCVAGALSEEEYRMKLTAAGFMDITVTPTRIYTQEDVTEIVSSCCSGSVEAELEGVLMSAFIRASKPVTGARR; from the coding sequence ATGAATGCGGTTAACAACCGGAAAGATGAGGTAAGAGAGTATATCCGGGAGAAGTATGCGACCCTTGCCCGGCAGATAGTACAGGGCAGTTCGGGTTGCTGCGGATCAGGAACCAGGGAAGATGATCCTATTACCCGTGATCTGTATACAGTTAATGAAGCGGCAGGGCTTCCTGAAGAGGCGGTTTTAGCTTCTCTGGGGTGTGGAAACCCGACGGCTCTTATTGAACTTAAACCCGGTGAAACGGTGTTGGATCTGGGTTCGGGAGGTGGTATAGATGTACTTCTCTCAGCCCGACGCGTCGGTCCGACCGGTAAAGCTTACGGCCTGGATATGACCGACGAGATGCTGGCACTTGCCCGAGAGAACCAGAAAAAGGCAGGTGTTGAAAACGTAGAGTTTCTCAAAGGTACGATCGAGAATATCCCTTTGCCGGATAATTCCATCGACGTCATCATTTCCAACTGTGTTATTAACCTCTCACCGGATAAAGACCAGGTGTTCAGAGAGGCTTTTCGAGTATTACGACCGGGAGGTCGATTGGCAGTATCCGATGTGGTGTTTCGTAAACCGGTATCCGAGGCTCTTCGAAGAAACCTCGAGCTTTGGGCCGGTTGTGTGGCCGGTGCGCTTTCTGAAGAAGAATATCGGATGAAGCTTACCGCTGCAGGTTTTATGGATATAACGGTTACTCCAACCCGGATCTATACCCAAGAGGATGTTACAGAGATCGTTTCTTCCTGTTGCAGTGGAAGTGTGGAGGCAGAACTCGAGGGAGTTCTTATGAGTGCTTTTATACGGGCTTCTAAACCGGTCACCGGGGCAAGAAGATGA
- a CDS encoding cytochrome c translates to MKVAVVWGLYLIFGGVVLATQSPLTQNTPSPGSVVESAQLAKGRELFKEKCARCHGPQGQGTRIAPALVRTPHPLGGYKTAAGLFTYVSKAMPFDAPGSLKEEEYWAVVAFLADANRLLPDKKVTLGPANAESIRLDVYPAP, encoded by the coding sequence ATGAAAGTCGCCGTTGTGTGGGGTTTATATCTGATCTTCGGGGGAGTGGTCCTGGCCACACAATCTCCTTTAACACAGAATACTCCATCACCCGGTTCGGTTGTGGAATCAGCACAACTTGCCAAAGGTAGAGAGCTATTCAAGGAGAAGTGCGCACGCTGTCACGGTCCACAGGGTCAGGGCACTCGGATTGCACCCGCACTTGTTCGCACACCACATCCCCTGGGAGGCTATAAAACGGCTGCAGGTCTGTTCACTTATGTGAGCAAAGCCATGCCCTTTGATGCACCGGGAAGTCTCAAAGAGGAGGAGTATTGGGCGGTAGTTGCCTTTCTGGCCGATGCCAATCGGCTATTACCTGACAAGAAGGTGACCCTGGGTCCGGCAAACGCTGAGTCGATCCGCCTCGACGTATATCCCGCTCCATGA
- a CDS encoding molybdopterin-dependent oxidoreductase, with translation MLYQPRHKEALWQAAEKAGISRRWFLHLLSLGGTSAVLTAIRLSSKSLLGLSPVYAAGPEENFAKPTKSYHIYPFAVEAGTRWWDVKTYITPWERVFIRNRYKTPLLDKAKWTLKIHGDAVEKPLTLTYDELLKLPSRSEIRVHECFGNGRTLNWEQLGHEVRGGNWGFSDVGQVEWTYVPMAEILDRARVKTDAKNLLFWSGVDGPDTGRPMPMSEIFSRPEEIGLAFGMNGIDLPPDHGGPVRAVVPGWGGAASVKWLTEIIISSTKGFWTRMHTKEEAYIGPDYPPEKPGPTDEFRGVTAQDIRGQTGTWLKVKSHLTIPYTMKNSEPPEGYPLKQGEPYTMPAGKYTMLGYAYSPHGIQKVEYSLDGGKTWKEAPIKDPLGLKYRWVRFEFPWEATRGTHILATRATDKRGEVQPDTVPFNELGINCNAVPKFEVNVTS, from the coding sequence ATGTTATATCAACCACGGCATAAAGAAGCCTTATGGCAAGCTGCCGAAAAGGCTGGAATAAGCCGGAGGTGGTTTCTGCATTTGCTGAGCCTGGGTGGGACGAGTGCGGTCCTAACCGCTATAAGGTTATCCAGCAAATCGTTGTTGGGATTGTCTCCGGTTTATGCAGCAGGTCCAGAGGAGAACTTTGCCAAACCCACAAAGTCCTATCATATTTATCCCTTTGCGGTTGAAGCAGGTACCAGGTGGTGGGATGTCAAAACGTATATCACACCGTGGGAACGGGTTTTTATTCGTAACCGTTACAAAACACCGCTCCTTGACAAGGCAAAGTGGACACTCAAAATCCATGGCGATGCAGTGGAAAAACCACTGACGCTGACCTACGATGAACTTCTCAAGCTACCAAGTCGTTCAGAGATTCGTGTACATGAATGCTTCGGTAATGGTCGTACCCTTAATTGGGAGCAACTGGGTCATGAAGTCAGGGGTGGCAACTGGGGATTCTCAGATGTTGGTCAGGTGGAATGGACCTATGTTCCCATGGCTGAAATTCTAGACCGTGCCAGGGTCAAGACAGATGCGAAAAACTTACTCTTTTGGAGTGGAGTAGATGGTCCTGATACGGGGCGTCCCATGCCGATGTCAGAGATTTTTAGTCGTCCGGAGGAGATTGGGCTCGCCTTTGGCATGAACGGCATAGATTTACCCCCAGACCATGGAGGACCCGTACGGGCGGTGGTGCCCGGCTGGGGTGGTGCGGCTAGTGTCAAGTGGTTGACAGAAATCATTATCTCTTCAACCAAAGGTTTCTGGACCCGCATGCACACCAAAGAAGAAGCTTATATAGGACCTGATTACCCTCCTGAAAAGCCCGGTCCCACTGATGAATTCCGTGGTGTTACTGCTCAAGACATTCGTGGTCAGACGGGTACCTGGCTCAAGGTCAAGAGCCACCTGACTATCCCCTATACCATGAAAAACTCAGAACCACCAGAAGGCTATCCACTCAAACAGGGGGAACCCTATACCATGCCTGCAGGCAAGTATACCATGTTGGGCTATGCCTATTCACCCCACGGTATTCAAAAAGTGGAATACAGCCTTGATGGAGGTAAAACGTGGAAAGAGGCTCCTATTAAAGACCCCCTTGGACTTAAATACCGCTGGGTACGCTTTGAGTTTCCGTGGGAAGCGACCCGTGGCACCCATATCTTAGCAACCAGAGCTACAGATAAACGGGGTGAAGTCCAGCCGGATACCGTGCCCTTCAATGAACTGGGTATCAACTGTAATGCCGTACCGAAGTTTGAGGTGAATGTGACGTCGTAG
- the murJ gene encoding murein biosynthesis integral membrane protein MurJ: MTVFGKALKSASWVMGILLIIKVFGFVEKQVLAYFFGTGFQIDAYFVTFGILIVFWDCIRDLIGPSFLPVLVETKENQTEAQGWKLISILLNLLAIILLGLSLLCVLFAPSLVHFIAPGFKDEQFRVAVNLIRIMFTGAAFFGIEILTFQVLNSYHRFVLAVLGDFSFKVLGLLGLVTLYHSLGIYGLGVGILVGSLVAPLIHLAGLWRKRYLYQPTLDISFGPFRKVISLMLPLVAGLFFTQGRRIIDNAFASTLAVGSVSALTFAYRLIDFPFVAIAEPLAVVLFPFFSDLAVRQSKTDSPSLRRERMGENELVETLMVALKTIFLIFIPLSIGLFTLRVPIIQLLFERGHFDANSTQMTVLPLTFYAWGMTSNALEAVLLRFYYALSDTKTPILLEVIAVLFHVTLVYFLIDPLQHGGIALAFTLSKTLKVSLLYILLKGKVVNLHFYNLLGFLAKLGLAGIAMGASIYFYHDWVKVLLDLSHLVGRGILVGSAGMVGLLTFFGMVLLLRVREVGTLVHLLRPH, from the coding sequence TTGACAGTTTTTGGAAAAGCTCTTAAATCCGCCAGTTGGGTCATGGGAATCCTCCTGATTATCAAAGTCTTTGGCTTTGTAGAAAAGCAGGTTTTGGCCTATTTTTTCGGGACCGGATTCCAAATCGATGCCTATTTTGTCACCTTTGGAATTTTGATCGTCTTCTGGGATTGCATCCGGGATCTCATAGGTCCTTCCTTTCTTCCGGTTTTGGTAGAAACTAAAGAGAATCAAACCGAGGCCCAAGGCTGGAAACTGATCAGCATCCTTTTAAACCTCCTGGCAATTATTCTGCTTGGCTTATCTCTTCTTTGCGTACTTTTTGCACCGTCCCTGGTACACTTTATTGCTCCCGGATTTAAAGACGAACAGTTTCGGGTCGCCGTTAACCTCATCCGAATTATGTTTACCGGAGCTGCTTTTTTTGGTATTGAGATCCTGACTTTTCAGGTCCTGAATTCTTATCATCGATTCGTTTTAGCCGTCTTAGGAGACTTCTCCTTTAAGGTTTTAGGGCTGTTAGGACTTGTGACGCTTTATCATTCTCTGGGGATTTATGGTCTGGGCGTGGGAATTTTAGTCGGCTCCCTGGTTGCACCTCTGATTCACCTGGCAGGACTCTGGCGGAAAAGATACCTCTATCAACCCACGCTGGATATAAGCTTTGGTCCCTTCCGTAAAGTTATCTCCCTGATGCTTCCCCTGGTGGCCGGGCTCTTTTTCACCCAGGGGCGTCGTATCATCGATAATGCCTTCGCATCTACCCTGGCCGTTGGAAGTGTTTCTGCCTTAACTTTCGCTTATAGACTCATTGACTTTCCCTTTGTAGCCATCGCAGAACCCCTGGCCGTCGTTTTATTCCCCTTTTTTTCTGATTTAGCCGTCAGGCAAAGTAAAACAGATTCCCCTTCCCTGAGAAGGGAACGAATGGGAGAGAATGAGCTGGTTGAAACCCTGATGGTTGCCCTTAAAACGATTTTTTTGATCTTCATCCCCCTCAGCATTGGCTTATTTACCCTTCGAGTTCCCATCATTCAACTCCTCTTTGAACGGGGTCATTTCGATGCGAATTCTACCCAGATGACCGTCCTTCCTTTGACCTTCTATGCCTGGGGGATGACCAGTAACGCTTTGGAAGCCGTTTTGTTGAGATTCTACTATGCCTTATCAGATACCAAAACTCCCATCCTTTTGGAAGTCATCGCCGTCCTATTCCATGTTACCCTGGTCTATTTCCTGATAGATCCTCTGCAACATGGGGGTATTGCTTTGGCTTTTACCCTCTCTAAAACCCTTAAAGTTTCCCTTCTCTACATTCTTCTTAAAGGGAAGGTGGTGAACCTCCATTTTTATAATCTTTTAGGATTTTTAGCCAAACTGGGGCTTGCAGGCATCGCCATGGGAGCTTCCATTTACTTTTATCACGATTGGGTTAAGGTTTTATTGGACCTCTCTCACCTGGTGGGCCGTGGAATTCTAGTCGGCTCTGCCGGAATGGTAGGACTGTTAACTTTCTTCGGCATGGTTCTCCTTTTGAGGGTCCGAGAGGTGGGAACTCTGGTTCACTTACTCAGACCTCATTAA
- a CDS encoding glycosyltransferase family 1 protein codes for MKIGIDARTLFKPSGGVGTYLKNLLEGLSVLDPDNQYVLFFDEQPLVRGHGRAPLLDFLKKPNFTIRTLRLPLGQNLTTWNNLRLPLELRFHPVDIFHFPFYTVPLLKSGKWVVSIHDITYKIHPEWFDWKGWLTFRPFSYWAVKTAECILTCSYASKEDILRYYKVPEQRVVVTYYGVSKDFQPLDNPDKLAQIQDKYNLRRPLILYVGSLTLRKNLVRLIRAFHQIITEKKTEAYLLLVGRPLSPYPDLPSLVKELGLEPRISFLSEPVSQEVLCLLYNLADLFVYPSLYEGFGLPPLEAMACGTPVVTSNISSLPEIVGDAAILINPYNPGEIAEALFEGLTNGVLRKELVQRGRERVQQFSWKKTAQETLQVYQSLK; via the coding sequence ATGAAAATCGGGATCGATGCCAGAACCTTATTCAAACCGTCTGGGGGCGTAGGAACCTATCTGAAAAATTTATTGGAAGGCTTAAGTGTCCTGGATCCTGACAATCAGTACGTCCTTTTTTTTGACGAACAGCCCCTGGTAAGGGGGCACGGCCGTGCGCCCTTACTTGATTTCTTGAAAAAACCGAACTTCACGATCCGAACGCTGCGTCTGCCCTTAGGGCAGAACCTGACGACCTGGAACAACCTCCGACTCCCCTTGGAATTAAGGTTCCATCCGGTTGATATATTCCACTTTCCTTTTTATACGGTTCCTCTGCTGAAATCAGGCAAATGGGTGGTCAGTATCCATGATATTACCTATAAAATCCATCCGGAGTGGTTTGATTGGAAAGGATGGTTGACCTTTCGGCCTTTTTCTTATTGGGCCGTAAAAACGGCCGAATGTATCCTGACCTGCTCTTATGCCTCGAAAGAAGATATCCTTCGTTATTACAAAGTTCCAGAACAAAGGGTGGTTGTCACCTATTACGGGGTCTCCAAAGATTTCCAACCCCTCGATAACCCGGATAAGCTGGCTCAAATCCAGGATAAGTACAACCTTCGCCGTCCTTTGATCCTCTATGTGGGATCCCTTACCCTACGAAAAAATTTAGTTCGGCTTATCCGGGCGTTTCATCAAATCATTACGGAGAAAAAAACCGAAGCCTATCTTCTCCTGGTCGGACGGCCTTTATCTCCTTATCCCGATTTACCTTCCCTGGTAAAAGAACTAGGTCTTGAACCCAGGATTTCTTTTTTATCTGAACCTGTCTCCCAGGAAGTTTTATGCCTTCTTTACAATTTAGCCGATCTTTTTGTATATCCCTCCCTGTATGAAGGTTTTGGTTTACCGCCGTTAGAAGCTATGGCTTGCGGAACTCCGGTTGTTACCTCTAATATATCTTCTTTACCTGAAATAGTTGGGGATGCTGCCATTTTGATAAACCCCTATAACCCCGGGGAAATAGCCGAAGCTCTTTTTGAAGGTCTTACCAATGGGGTACTCAGAAAAGAGCTGGTTCAAAGGGGACGAGAAAGGGTCCAACAATTCTCCTGGAAGAAAACGGCCCAGGAAACCCTTCAGGTTTATCAGAGTCTCAAGTAG
- a CDS encoding arsenate reductase ArsC, translating to MKTILFVCVHNAGRSQMAEAFFNYFAKARGLKIRALSAGTMAGKEINPIIKQVMTEIGISLEGQRPRQLTPQMVTGAARMITMGCGVDASVCPAGIYLTEDWGLEDPAGQPIEKVREIRDQIRTRVEALLDEVKDEDC from the coding sequence ATGAAAACCATCCTTTTTGTATGTGTACACAACGCCGGTCGATCGCAGATGGCCGAAGCATTTTTCAATTACTTTGCCAAAGCGCGGGGGCTTAAAATCCGTGCGCTTTCTGCAGGGACCATGGCAGGAAAGGAGATTAACCCCATAATCAAGCAGGTTATGACGGAAATAGGTATTTCCTTGGAAGGACAGAGACCCCGGCAGCTTACGCCTCAGATGGTTACAGGTGCTGCAAGGATGATTACCATGGGTTGTGGGGTAGATGCAAGTGTCTGCCCGGCGGGCATTTACCTCACGGAGGATTGGGGTTTAGAGGACCCGGCCGGTCAGCCCATAGAAAAAGTTCGGGAGATACGTGATCAAATCCGCACACGGGTAGAGGCGCTTCTAGACGAGGTAAAAGACGAGGATTGTTAA
- a CDS encoding glycosyltransferase family 1 protein has translation MRIGIDIRSLQTESQFRGIGTFTSNVVNHLVEVDSENEYFFFASAYKKIRGLREDLQSKVIWLKRPTRLTSLTDQFLWYPVLKAYRIDIFHAMEFAIPRFSPCKRVITIYDLIPLIFQEYKTLRKLPHHLVYLLKFHSTRWAEKVIAISESVKNDLIRILGLPEEKIEVILGGVREIFQPSLPADQVEAMKKKYHLEGDYLIFPCGFEPRKNVLLTILAFQRALQVLPGNYQLALVGNLSPESQRIRRYISEKGLDKQVILTGYASPEDLSYLYNGAKLCLFPSLYEGFGLPALEAMACGLPVITSNDTSLPEVVGDAAVSVNPYSVTSITEAIIRVLTNPDLQKTLKEKGLKRAASFSWHTIARQTLEVYQHLK, from the coding sequence ATGCGTATCGGTATTGATATTCGATCCCTTCAAACAGAAAGTCAATTTCGTGGAATAGGAACGTTTACCTCCAATGTGGTGAACCATCTGGTTGAAGTAGATTCAGAAAATGAGTATTTTTTCTTTGCCTCAGCTTATAAAAAAATCAGAGGCTTACGAGAGGATTTACAATCCAAGGTTATCTGGCTAAAACGTCCAACCCGACTCACTTCCCTAACCGATCAGTTCCTGTGGTATCCTGTTTTAAAAGCCTATCGAATAGATATCTTCCATGCCATGGAGTTTGCAATTCCCAGGTTTTCTCCATGTAAGCGGGTGATTACGATTTACGATCTGATCCCTTTGATTTTTCAGGAATACAAGACCCTCCGAAAATTGCCCCATCATCTGGTGTATCTGTTAAAGTTTCACTCAACGCGATGGGCCGAGAAAGTCATAGCCATCTCGGAAAGTGTCAAGAACGATTTGATACGAATTCTAGGGCTTCCCGAGGAGAAGATAGAGGTGATCCTGGGAGGAGTCCGGGAGATTTTTCAACCCTCTCTGCCGGCAGATCAGGTGGAAGCCATGAAAAAGAAGTACCACCTCGAGGGGGATTATCTTATTTTTCCCTGTGGATTCGAACCTCGGAAGAACGTACTGTTAACTATTCTTGCCTTTCAACGAGCTCTTCAGGTACTTCCCGGAAATTATCAACTGGCCCTGGTTGGGAATTTAAGTCCGGAATCTCAACGGATTAGACGGTATATTTCAGAAAAGGGACTGGATAAGCAGGTTATCCTAACCGGTTATGCTTCCCCTGAAGATCTCAGTTATCTCTACAATGGTGCAAAACTCTGCTTGTTTCCTTCCCTTTATGAAGGATTTGGCTTGCCGGCTTTGGAGGCTATGGCCTGTGGATTACCGGTAATTACTTCCAACGATACTTCCCTCCCCGAAGTGGTCGGAGATGCGGCGGTATCGGTAAATCCCTACTCGGTAACCTCCATCACAGAGGCTATTATCAGGGTTTTGACAAACCCGGATTTGCAAAAAACTCTGAAAGAAAAAGGTTTAAAACGGGCTGCATCCTTTTCCTGGCATACCATCGCCAGACAAACCCTTGAAGTTTATCAACATTTAAAATGA